A genomic stretch from Natronomonas gomsonensis includes:
- a CDS encoding Zn-dependent hydrolase — protein MADRPAVDADRLWADLEANGAFGATVRDPPERWGRTVRCGTDANRKAREYLLERMAAADLDVRVDAVGNVAGRWSSESADPSAAPIAAGSHLDSVPEGGIFDGPLGIYAALEAVRAMQDGVFEPQRPIEVVSFTEEEGGRFADGLLGSSVAAGVRSVDEALALEADDGTTLAAALEDIGFAGEGRLDAAEWDAWLELHVEQHTELESAGVPVGVVTDITGITHCEVTIEGDADHAGSTPMDQRTDALAAASEFVLEVERAAETRTETDPAAVGTVGSLDVAPNATNVVPGEIEAGLDVRSTDYDSMEHLVGVAREELGRLEADRGVDTALERPFDLEPTPMAERCRTALHETGEAAGIETLSLHSGAAHDSMYVAGVTDAGMLFAPSREGVSHNPREWTSKADCADATRVLAGALAELAGV, from the coding sequence GTGGCAGACCGACCGGCCGTCGACGCCGACCGACTGTGGGCCGACCTCGAAGCGAACGGCGCCTTCGGCGCGACGGTCCGCGACCCGCCCGAGCGCTGGGGTCGAACCGTCCGCTGTGGTACCGACGCCAACCGAAAGGCGCGTGAGTACCTTCTCGAACGAATGGCGGCGGCCGACCTCGATGTCCGCGTCGATGCAGTTGGCAACGTCGCCGGTCGGTGGTCCTCCGAGAGCGCCGACCCATCCGCCGCACCTATCGCCGCCGGAAGTCACCTCGATTCGGTCCCGGAGGGTGGCATCTTCGACGGCCCACTGGGCATCTACGCTGCTCTCGAAGCCGTTCGGGCGATGCAAGATGGGGTGTTCGAACCCCAACGCCCCATCGAGGTCGTTTCTTTCACCGAGGAGGAGGGCGGTCGGTTCGCCGACGGGTTGCTCGGTTCGTCGGTCGCTGCCGGCGTCCGTAGCGTCGACGAGGCGCTCGCACTCGAAGCCGACGACGGAACGACCCTCGCTGCGGCGCTTGAAGACATAGGCTTCGCCGGCGAGGGCCGTCTCGACGCCGCCGAGTGGGACGCGTGGCTCGAACTCCACGTCGAACAGCACACCGAACTCGAATCGGCCGGCGTCCCCGTGGGCGTCGTCACGGACATCACCGGCATTACTCACTGTGAGGTCACTATCGAAGGCGATGCCGACCACGCGGGGTCGACGCCGATGGATCAGCGAACGGACGCGCTGGCGGCCGCAAGCGAGTTCGTCCTCGAAGTCGAGCGGGCCGCCGAAACCCGGACCGAAACCGACCCTGCCGCCGTCGGGACCGTCGGCAGTCTCGACGTGGCCCCGAACGCGACGAACGTCGTTCCCGGCGAGATCGAGGCGGGCCTCGACGTTCGGAGCACCGACTACGACTCGATGGAACACCTCGTCGGCGTCGCCCGCGAGGAACTGGGCCGTCTCGAAGCCGACCGCGGCGTCGATACGGCTCTCGAACGGCCGTTCGACCTCGAACCGACGCCGATGGCCGAGCGGTGTCGGACGGCACTGCACGAGACGGGCGAGGCTGCCGGCATCGAGACGCTGTCGCTTCACTCCGGGGCCGCCCACGACTCGATGTACGTCGCGGGCGTCACCGACGCCGGAATGCTGTTCGCGCCGTCCCGAGAGGGCGTCTCGCACAATCCCCGGGAGTGGACGAGCAAGGCCGACTGTGCTGACGCGACGCGCGTTCTCGCCGGGGCGCTCGCCGAGTTGGCGGGCGTCTAA
- a CDS encoding type II/IV secretion system ATPase subunit translates to MAIDDADGGEAGTGGPAVDATDAESAEVEADADSASEPEERDPAVVGEYDWEDFKEEYFYDERGNAPAGEEFDPAEYLGFDPEDTSEIAGAAGLGATQLTDIANERTVRVNPDLDEDAFFTDADGNTTVVNRYDLEKAVPQEKKHHFREVDRYWVNEPYAFVIIFHSEKENEKKYYLIEPHLTPIESDLREFLSGKLKTAIKYSSDDVVVEGDEDARASVIERETHALLDRYDLYDDGAAPDDESLVDSVKGVFGLGEETAEREDEATELQGAEARPEPAILEEDSKTLTQYQIEKILYLLKRDFIGFERIDGIKHDINIEDISCDGYNSPVFVYHSDYEQIISNIYHGEEELDDFVVKMAQRSGKGISKRSPQVDATLPDGSRSQLTLGREVSDHGTNYTIRQFKDVPFTPIDLINWNTFSLEEMAFLWLCIENHKSLIFAGGTASGKTTSLNAVSLFIPSKAKIVSIEDTREVELPQRNWIASVTRPSFSDGDKGDVDEFDLLEAALRQRPEYIVMGEIRGEEGRTLFQVMSTGHTTLTTFHADSVGEVIKRFTTDPINVSKTMFTALDLVSIQTSTRVQGNKVRRNKSLTEINHYDPENDEINVQDVYQWQAESDEFLQMGESNTLDEIMFDRGWTREEVDEEIFMRKIVLAYLIDNGLNTYTQVAATLQAFINDPESILTIIANEDLERSLEDLREMESVEIDIDPDKEAMVPRPSADEGMHEHCQEILDEATDLLDSYRGKEVEEGIAGVLDIEEADDVEPPDDDDDGEDFSTGGFSFDAAGGTEESTGDGEAAPDGGEEGGADR, encoded by the coding sequence ATGGCTATCGATGACGCTGACGGCGGAGAGGCCGGTACCGGGGGACCGGCCGTCGACGCCACCGACGCGGAGTCGGCGGAAGTGGAGGCGGACGCCGATTCGGCGTCCGAACCCGAGGAACGCGACCCCGCAGTCGTCGGCGAGTACGACTGGGAGGATTTCAAGGAGGAGTACTTTTACGACGAACGGGGGAACGCACCCGCTGGGGAGGAGTTCGACCCCGCGGAGTACCTCGGCTTCGACCCCGAGGACACCAGCGAAATCGCCGGCGCCGCTGGCCTCGGAGCGACCCAACTCACCGACATCGCAAACGAGCGAACCGTCCGCGTCAACCCCGACCTCGACGAGGACGCCTTCTTCACCGACGCCGACGGTAACACGACCGTCGTCAACCGCTACGACCTCGAAAAGGCCGTCCCACAGGAGAAGAAACACCACTTCCGAGAGGTCGACCGCTACTGGGTGAACGAACCGTACGCCTTCGTCATCATCTTCCACTCCGAGAAGGAAAACGAAAAGAAGTACTACCTCATCGAGCCGCATCTCACCCCCATCGAGTCCGACCTCCGTGAGTTCCTCTCCGGAAAGCTGAAAACCGCTATCAAGTACTCCAGCGACGACGTCGTCGTCGAAGGTGACGAAGACGCCCGCGCCAGCGTCATCGAACGGGAGACCCACGCCTTACTCGACCGATACGACCTCTACGACGATGGTGCGGCCCCCGACGACGAGTCACTCGTCGACAGCGTCAAGGGAGTGTTCGGTCTGGGCGAGGAGACAGCCGAACGGGAAGACGAAGCTACGGAGTTACAGGGCGCCGAGGCCCGACCGGAACCCGCCATCCTCGAAGAGGACTCGAAGACCCTCACCCAGTACCAAATCGAGAAGATACTGTACCTCCTGAAGCGGGACTTCATCGGCTTCGAGCGCATCGACGGCATCAAACACGACATCAACATCGAGGACATCTCCTGTGACGGCTACAACTCCCCCGTCTTCGTGTATCACTCCGACTACGAGCAAATCATCTCGAACATCTACCACGGCGAGGAGGAACTCGACGACTTCGTCGTGAAGATGGCCCAGCGCTCCGGAAAGGGGATTTCGAAGCGAAGTCCGCAGGTCGACGCGACGCTGCCGGACGGCTCCCGGTCACAGTTGACCCTCGGCCGGGAAGTGTCCGACCACGGGACGAACTACACCATCCGGCAGTTCAAGGACGTTCCGTTCACGCCCATCGACCTCATCAACTGGAACACCTTCTCGCTGGAGGAGATGGCCTTCCTGTGGCTCTGTATCGAGAACCACAAGTCGCTCATCTTCGCCGGAGGTACCGCATCCGGGAAGACCACCTCGCTGAACGCGGTGTCGCTTTTCATCCCCTCGAAGGCGAAAATCGTCTCCATCGAGGACACACGCGAGGTCGAACTCCCCCAGCGCAACTGGATTGCAAGCGTCACCCGACCCTCCTTCTCCGACGGCGACAAAGGCGACGTCGACGAGTTCGACCTGCTCGAGGCCGCACTCCGGCAGCGGCCCGAGTACATCGTCATGGGCGAGATTCGGGGCGAGGAAGGTCGGACGCTGTTTCAGGTCATGTCGACCGGTCACACCACGCTGACGACGTTCCACGCCGACTCCGTCGGCGAGGTCATCAAGCGCTTCACCACCGACCCCATCAACGTCTCGAAGACGATGTTCACCGCCCTGGACCTCGTCTCGATTCAGACCTCCACCCGGGTGCAGGGCAACAAGGTCCGCCGGAACAAGTCGCTGACCGAAATCAACCACTACGACCCCGAAAACGACGAAATCAACGTCCAGGACGTCTACCAGTGGCAGGCCGAAAGCGACGAGTTCCTCCAGATGGGCGAGTCGAACACGTTGGACGAAATCATGTTCGACCGCGGGTGGACCCGCGAGGAAGTCGACGAGGAGATTTTCATGCGGAAAATCGTCCTCGCGTACCTCATCGACAATGGCCTGAACACCTACACGCAGGTCGCCGCGACGCTGCAGGCGTTCATCAACGACCCCGAGAGCATCCTCACCATCATCGCCAACGAAGACCTCGAACGCTCCCTAGAGGACCTCCGGGAGATGGAGTCGGTCGAAATCGACATCGACCCCGACAAGGAGGCGATGGTGCCGCGTCCCTCCGCCGACGAGGGGATGCACGAACACTGTCAGGAGATCCTCGACGAGGCGACGGACCTCCTGGATAGCTACCGCGGCAAGGAAGTCGAGGAGGGCATCGCCGGCGTCCTCGACATCGAGGAGGCCGATGACGTCGAGCCTCCGGACGACGATGACGACGGCGAGGACTTCAGCACCGGCGGGTTCTCCTTCGACGCGGCCGGGGGAACCGAGGAGTCGACCGGCGACGGCGAGGCGGCGCCGGACGGCGGGGAAGAGGGCGGAGCAGACCGATGA
- a CDS encoding Lrp/AsnC family transcriptional regulator: MDQPDELLELLCENARYSTGDLARLTGRTEAEVEATIDELEAEGVIQGYTAIVDWDEIDDQRVQAHVELNVTLDRETSYRDVAERLAGFPEVQGLRLVSGDYDFALEVEGDNMREVSRFISDKVAPLPEITQTVTHYIMETYKQSGHRFDDGGDDDRLSVTP; this comes from the coding sequence ATGGACCAACCCGACGAACTCCTCGAGTTGCTGTGTGAGAACGCCCGCTACTCCACAGGGGACCTCGCACGCCTGACGGGCCGTACCGAGGCCGAGGTCGAGGCGACCATCGACGAGCTGGAGGCCGAGGGGGTCATCCAGGGGTACACCGCCATCGTCGACTGGGACGAAATCGACGACCAGCGAGTGCAGGCCCACGTCGAGTTGAACGTCACGCTGGACCGGGAGACGAGCTATCGGGACGTGGCCGAACGGCTCGCCGGCTTCCCGGAAGTTCAGGGACTCCGTCTCGTCTCGGGGGATTACGACTTCGCGCTGGAAGTCGAGGGCGACAACATGCGTGAAGTGTCGCGATTCATCAGCGACAAGGTCGCGCCGCTGCCCGAAATCACCCAGACGGTCACACACTACATCATGGAGACCTACAAACAGAGCGGCCACCGCTTCGACGACGGCGGGGACGACGACCGCCTGTCGGTCACGCCATGA
- a CDS encoding pyridoxal phosphate-dependent aminotransferase gives MTLRPSDRVAEVPPSGIRRFFELAEEMDDVISLGVGEPDFSAPWGAREAAITSLERGQTSYTANRGMRELREEIARDAHRWNLEYDPDDEILVTAGASEALDIAFRALVNTGDSVAVAQPCYVSYKPGVTFAGGEVIDVPTRVEDEFKLTPEVLYEAGADEAELLVYCFPNNPTGATMNREELAEIAQFCRENDVAVLSDEIYADLTYEGDHVSIAEFDGMRERTIVFNGFSKAYAMTGLRLGYAMGPSEVIAAMNRIHQYTMLSAPTTAQYAAIEALRNCREDVEEMCAQYNRRRNFVLSRFEEMGIDCFEATGAFYVFPECPGDDAEQFAEDLLEAEQVAMVPGTAFGAGADGHLRASYATGLEELKEAMDRLERFIS, from the coding sequence ATGACGCTGCGACCCTCCGACCGCGTCGCCGAGGTGCCGCCCTCCGGCATCCGTCGGTTCTTCGAACTCGCCGAGGAGATGGACGACGTCATCTCACTCGGCGTGGGCGAACCCGACTTCTCGGCGCCGTGGGGCGCCCGAGAAGCCGCCATCACCTCGCTGGAACGCGGCCAGACCTCCTACACCGCAAACCGCGGGATGCGCGAGTTGCGGGAGGAAATCGCCCGCGACGCCCACCGCTGGAACCTCGAGTACGACCCCGACGACGAAATCCTCGTCACGGCGGGGGCCAGCGAGGCGCTTGACATCGCGTTCCGTGCGCTCGTCAACACCGGCGACAGCGTCGCCGTCGCCCAACCGTGTTACGTCTCCTACAAACCGGGTGTCACCTTCGCCGGCGGGGAGGTAATCGACGTGCCGACCCGCGTCGAAGACGAGTTCAAACTCACCCCCGAGGTACTGTACGAAGCCGGCGCCGACGAGGCCGAGTTGCTCGTCTACTGCTTCCCGAACAACCCCACCGGCGCGACGATGAACCGCGAGGAGTTGGCCGAAATCGCGCAGTTCTGCCGGGAGAACGACGTGGCCGTCCTCTCCGATGAAATCTACGCCGACCTCACCTACGAAGGCGACCACGTCTCCATCGCCGAGTTCGACGGCATGCGCGAGCGAACCATCGTATTCAACGGCTTCTCGAAGGCCTACGCGATGACCGGGCTCCGACTGGGCTATGCGATGGGACCGAGCGAAGTCATCGCCGCGATGAACCGCATCCACCAGTACACGATGCTGTCGGCGCCGACGACCGCCCAGTACGCCGCCATCGAGGCGCTGCGGAACTGTCGGGAAGACGTAGAGGAGATGTGCGCTCAGTACAACCGCCGTCGGAACTTCGTCCTCTCGCGGTTCGAGGAGATGGGCATCGACTGCTTCGAGGCGACCGGCGCGTTCTACGTCTTCCCGGAGTGTCCGGGCGACGATGCCGAACAGTTCGCCGAGGACCTCCTGGAAGCCGAACAGGTCGCGATGGTTCCGGGGACCGCCTTCGGCGCGGGCGCCGACGGACACCTCCGAGCATCGTATGCGACCGGCCTCGAGGAACTGAAAGAAGCGATGGACCGACTCGAACGGTTCATCTCGTAG
- a CDS encoding type II secretion system F family protein, which translates to MSLESAGGASSGGTDVLADLFYPLYQRLFDDDSDFVANLETKLAEARIPETVEIYLSKSLALGVITGVALWIVGTLLGYGLVTFVITEPPTFLALPMPEPYLSIVNSLKIPFIVIVSGLFFGSIGFGSAFGGMVAKPYLDSDARKREINVLLSDSVSFMYALSVGGLNQLEILQAMAKADDTYGEVAKEFQSIVLETEYFDTDYRTAVRNQALQTPSDELSQFLTDMLSIINSGGDMEKFLEDQKEKHMRTSKQEQEMVLETLELFGEMYMTLSLFPLLLIIILVIMSMLGEAQDMLLYGTVYGLIPLIGVGFLILVSTVVQDEVGDGYLSVEDGEIVDESEKMFDLGIAESYAGRYGIFDRIKSREGTYVTLNLLKQPHHFFRDYPLAVLAITFPASLVLLAFTVMAGFAPTSRGGLVSAPVRGTFFWLYLPLYVNFIPLTIFHEWNVRSRNSITNKLSDNLRKLSSANDTGMTLLESLKVVADTSSGRLADEFQTMHAKVNYGTSLKTALREFNNKYHIPRLARTVKLISKAQEASSQITQVLSTAAQASENQDDIERNRKSRTRMQMVIIIMTYVTLLGVMALLKVEFLDTMAGLTQQAAEAESGGGGGGGGQFGGGLDIDMLTMLFFHAVTLQGVISGFIAGYIRDVSLMAGLKYVVVLPTLALLVFMMV; encoded by the coding sequence ATGAGCCTGGAGTCGGCGGGCGGAGCCTCCTCGGGCGGGACGGACGTCCTCGCCGACCTGTTTTACCCGCTCTACCAGCGACTGTTCGACGACGACAGCGACTTCGTGGCGAACCTCGAGACGAAACTGGCCGAGGCACGCATCCCGGAGACCGTCGAAATATACCTCTCGAAGTCGCTCGCGCTCGGCGTCATCACCGGGGTCGCGCTGTGGATTGTCGGGACGCTGCTCGGTTACGGCCTCGTCACCTTCGTCATCACCGAACCGCCGACGTTTCTCGCGTTGCCGATGCCCGAGCCGTACCTCTCCATCGTCAACTCCCTGAAAATACCGTTCATCGTCATCGTCTCGGGGCTGTTTTTCGGCTCCATCGGCTTCGGGTCGGCCTTCGGTGGGATGGTCGCCAAGCCGTACCTCGACTCCGACGCCCGGAAACGCGAAATCAACGTTCTGCTGTCCGATTCGGTGTCGTTCATGTATGCGCTGTCGGTCGGCGGCCTCAACCAACTCGAAATCCTCCAGGCGATGGCGAAGGCCGACGACACCTACGGCGAGGTGGCAAAGGAGTTCCAGTCCATCGTCCTCGAAACGGAGTACTTCGACACCGACTACCGGACGGCCGTCAGGAATCAGGCGTTACAGACGCCCTCCGACGAGTTGAGCCAGTTTTTGACCGACATGCTCTCCATCATCAATTCGGGCGGTGACATGGAGAAGTTCCTCGAAGACCAGAAGGAAAAGCACATGCGGACCTCCAAGCAGGAACAGGAGATGGTCTTGGAGACGCTGGAACTCTTCGGAGAGATGTACATGACGCTGTCGCTTTTCCCCCTGCTTCTCATCATCATTCTCGTCATCATGTCGATGCTCGGGGAGGCCCAGGACATGTTGCTGTACGGTACCGTCTACGGGCTGATTCCGCTCATCGGCGTTGGTTTCCTCATCCTCGTCTCGACGGTCGTCCAAGACGAGGTCGGCGACGGCTACCTCTCGGTCGAGGACGGAGAAATCGTCGACGAATCCGAGAAGATGTTCGACCTCGGTATCGCCGAGAGCTACGCCGGTCGATACGGCATCTTCGACCGAATCAAATCCAGAGAGGGAACCTACGTCACGCTGAACCTGCTGAAACAGCCGCACCACTTCTTCCGTGATTACCCGCTTGCGGTGCTCGCGATTACGTTCCCGGCATCGCTCGTGCTGTTGGCGTTTACGGTGATGGCTGGCTTCGCCCCGACGAGTAGGGGCGGACTCGTGAGCGCACCCGTTCGGGGGACGTTCTTCTGGCTGTACCTGCCGCTGTACGTCAACTTCATTCCGCTGACGATATTCCACGAGTGGAACGTCCGCTCGCGGAACTCGATTACGAACAAACTCTCCGACAACCTCCGGAAACTCTCCAGTGCCAACGACACCGGGATGACGCTGTTGGAGTCGCTGAAGGTCGTCGCCGACACCTCCTCGGGTCGTCTGGCCGACGAGTTCCAGACCATGCACGCGAAGGTGAACTACGGGACGAGCCTCAAGACCGCCCTCAGAGAGTTCAACAACAAGTACCACATCCCGCGGCTGGCACGGACGGTAAAACTCATCTCGAAGGCTCAGGAGGCATCGAGTCAGATTACGCAGGTGCTGTCGACGGCCGCACAGGCCTCCGAGAACCAAGACGACATCGAGCGCAACCGCAAGTCCCGAACCCGGATGCAGATGGTCATCATCATCATGACATACGTGACGCTGTTGGGCGTGATGGCGCTACTGAAAGTGGAGTTCCTCGACACGATGGCGGGGCTGACCCAACAGGCCGCCGAAGCCGAAAGCGGCGGCGGCGGTGGCGGTGGCGGACAGTTCGGTGGCGGCCTCGACATCGACATGCTGACGATGCTGTTCTTCCACGCCGTCACGCTACAGGGAGTCATCTCCGGGTTCATCGCCGGCTACATCCGCGACGTGAGCCTCATGGCCGGGCTGAAGTACGTCGTCGTGTTGCCGACGCTCGCACTGCTCGTCTTCATGATGGTGTAA
- a CDS encoding DUF7287 family protein, with amino-acid sequence MDSRTRAQTTLDFAIAMGIFLLAVSFVFTFIPSLTAPFVDGDQDQSVASDRVASHLSEGALGSPDEPFVVNQTCATVFFDESKQDYTAIPAGCGYNGTGQNERVGLSDRLDIQIELLHVDPEKTGSARYRVVCVDSSGNVIHEGTGTCETTYRIGEEPPDTESVTVARRVMTVPDCSFGAGVQSCDVTLRVSVW; translated from the coding sequence ATGGACTCACGAACCCGCGCACAGACGACGCTCGATTTCGCCATCGCGATGGGCATCTTCCTGCTTGCGGTGTCGTTCGTGTTCACGTTCATCCCCTCGCTCACCGCGCCGTTCGTCGACGGCGACCAGGACCAAAGCGTCGCCTCCGACCGGGTGGCGAGTCACCTCTCGGAGGGTGCGTTGGGGTCCCCGGACGAACCGTTCGTCGTCAACCAGACGTGTGCGACAGTGTTCTTCGACGAGTCCAAACAGGATTACACCGCGATTCCTGCCGGCTGTGGGTACAACGGAACGGGCCAAAACGAGCGAGTCGGCCTCAGCGACCGCCTCGATATTCAAATCGAGTTGCTGCACGTCGACCCCGAGAAGACCGGAAGCGCCCGATACCGAGTGGTGTGTGTCGATTCCAGCGGTAACGTAATCCACGAAGGTACCGGTACCTGCGAGACCACGTACCGAATCGGCGAGGAACCGCCCGACACCGAATCAGTCACCGTTGCTCGCCGCGTGATGACGGTCCCGGACTGTTCGTTTGGCGCCGGCGTACAGTCGTGTGACGTAACGCTCCGGGTGAGCGTGTGGTAA
- a CDS encoding pyrrolidone-carboxylate peptidase: MYLLTGYEPFGDHDTNPSATLAETFDGRRVAGHEIVGEVLPVVFAEAADEMAALLEEYDPDAVVMSGLAGGRNGVCLERVAVNVDDAVTVPDNADADPENEPIDPDGPDARFSTLPVADCVKALVTEDIPARLSNTAGTHLCNHLTYTTLGALETRDSDAPTGFVHLPYTPPMAAEKAAENNAHRGGAVPPSLSIEHQRRAVETVFETL, encoded by the coding sequence ATGTACCTCCTCACCGGCTACGAACCGTTCGGCGACCACGACACCAATCCGAGCGCGACCCTCGCGGAGACCTTCGACGGCCGCCGCGTTGCCGGCCACGAAATCGTCGGCGAGGTGCTGCCGGTCGTCTTCGCCGAGGCCGCAGACGAGATGGCCGCGTTGCTTGAGGAGTACGACCCCGACGCAGTCGTCATGAGTGGTCTCGCCGGCGGCCGCAACGGCGTCTGTCTCGAACGAGTCGCCGTCAACGTCGATGACGCGGTGACGGTCCCGGACAACGCCGACGCCGACCCCGAAAACGAACCCATCGACCCCGACGGTCCCGACGCCCGGTTCTCGACGCTTCCAGTCGCCGACTGCGTCAAGGCGCTCGTGACGGAGGACATCCCCGCGCGCCTCTCGAACACCGCGGGGACGCATCTCTGTAACCATCTCACCTACACGACGCTCGGGGCACTCGAAACACGTGACAGCGACGCCCCGACGGGATTCGTCCACCTGCCGTACACGCCGCCGATGGCAGCCGAAAAGGCAGCCGAGAACAACGCCCACCGCGGCGGTGCCGTCCCGCCGAGTCTCTCCATCGAACACCAGCGGCGAGCCGTCGAAACGGTGTTCGAAACGCTCTGA
- a CDS encoding thioredoxin family protein — protein MVALESESDVLDHGDLAPEFELEGTDGETYTLGDFDDHDALLVVFTCNHCPYAKAKYDAMNAIAADYEDVAVVGINPNDAEEYPEDSFEKMVEYVGAGDIDLTAYLRDDTQDVAKAYGAVCTPDPFLFRNDNDDFRLVYHGRFDDATNPDEEPSGTPGYEIRDAIESVLAGEVPEDEGHPSRGCSIKWRD, from the coding sequence ATGGTCGCACTGGAATCCGAATCGGACGTACTGGACCACGGGGATTTGGCCCCGGAGTTCGAACTGGAGGGAACCGACGGCGAGACGTACACGCTCGGTGATTTCGACGACCACGACGCCCTGTTGGTCGTGTTCACCTGCAATCACTGTCCCTACGCGAAGGCGAAATACGACGCGATGAACGCCATCGCCGCCGACTACGAGGACGTGGCCGTCGTCGGTATCAACCCCAACGACGCCGAGGAGTATCCCGAGGACTCCTTCGAGAAGATGGTGGAGTACGTCGGGGCGGGCGACATCGACCTCACCGCTTACCTCCGCGACGACACACAGGACGTCGCCAAAGCCTACGGCGCGGTGTGTACGCCCGACCCCTTCCTGTTCCGAAACGACAACGACGACTTCCGACTCGTCTATCACGGTCGGTTCGACGACGCGACGAACCCCGATGAGGAGCCCTCCGGGACCCCCGGCTACGAGATTCGCGATGCAATCGAGAGCGTCCTCGCTGGCGAAGTGCCCGAGGACGAGGGCCATCCCTCTCGTGGCTGCTCCATCAAGTGGCGTGACTGA
- a CDS encoding MFS transporter yields MPRSHAPLVVGLVSGSHVVNHAYLLLFPPAFALLGADLDASLAELGVAVGVVSLVVTAGQLPLGYVSDSYSHAAVLLGSLSVGTLGCAMAAVAPTYEWLLVAAAVMGVGIAGHHPAHYPLLSAAVPDAYRSRAYSAHGFTGAVGLAVPFAVVPASVALGYGWRGAFGAIAVLGAVYTGVAAVAVRRVPASIARAGARAEDDSPPESLAGPPSLFGRLRSATGRLLAYGRTVVNTPIILLLTTLWFVNSVAAWGIRTYAATLLDSGYGLPSEPANLVASVMLVVGAVVLLGGGYVADRTGPMPLLYAGYGSLVVLAAVLSSVAVPVVAAVGLVLVLAATIDLSRPARSTLTDLASERGDVGKNFALMTVGISGGGAVAPPIFGYFIETSGVGVAFIGVAATAAVALGLSVLLARLVE; encoded by the coding sequence GTGCCGCGTAGCCACGCACCGCTCGTCGTCGGTCTCGTCTCCGGCTCTCACGTCGTCAACCACGCCTATCTGCTGCTTTTCCCGCCCGCGTTCGCGCTCTTGGGTGCCGACCTTGATGCGTCGCTGGCAGAACTCGGGGTTGCCGTCGGCGTCGTCAGTCTTGTCGTCACCGCCGGCCAACTGCCGCTCGGCTACGTCTCCGACAGCTACAGTCACGCCGCAGTCCTCCTCGGTTCCCTTTCGGTCGGTACCCTCGGCTGTGCGATGGCTGCTGTCGCCCCGACCTACGAGTGGCTGCTCGTCGCCGCCGCGGTGATGGGTGTCGGCATCGCCGGCCACCACCCTGCACACTACCCACTCCTCTCGGCGGCCGTTCCGGACGCCTACCGCTCGCGTGCTTACAGTGCCCACGGGTTCACCGGCGCCGTCGGCCTCGCGGTCCCCTTCGCCGTCGTTCCGGCGAGCGTCGCCTTGGGGTACGGTTGGCGGGGCGCCTTCGGCGCAATCGCCGTCCTCGGTGCCGTCTACACCGGGGTCGCCGCCGTTGCCGTTCGACGTGTTCCGGCCTCGATTGCTCGTGCCGGTGCCCGCGCCGAGGACGACTCGCCCCCCGAATCGCTCGCCGGCCCGCCGTCGCTTTTCGGTCGACTCCGCTCGGCCACCGGCCGCCTGCTCGCCTACGGCCGAACCGTCGTCAACACCCCGATTATTCTGCTGTTGACGACGCTGTGGTTCGTCAACAGCGTCGCCGCGTGGGGGATTCGAACCTACGCTGCGACGCTTCTGGATTCGGGCTACGGTCTCCCGTCGGAACCCGCGAATCTGGTCGCCAGCGTCATGCTCGTCGTCGGCGCGGTCGTCCTCCTCGGCGGCGGGTACGTCGCCGACCGAACCGGACCGATGCCGCTTCTGTACGCCGGATACGGCTCGCTCGTCGTTCTCGCTGCCGTGTTGTCTTCGGTTGCCGTCCCGGTCGTCGCGGCGGTCGGCCTCGTGTTGGTGCTCGCCGCGACTATCGACCTCTCGCGGCCCGCCCGCTCGACGCTCACCGACCTCGCCTCCGAGCGCGGCGACGTGGGCAAGAACTTCGCGCTCATGACGGTCGGTATCTCCGGCGGTGGCGCAGTCGCCCCACCCATCTTCGGCTACTTCATCGAAACGTCCGGGGTCGGCGTCGCCTTCATCGGCGTCGCTGCTACGGCCGCTGTCGCGCTGGGACTGTCGGTTCTGCTGGCCCGACTCGTCGAGTGA